A genomic region of Vigna radiata var. radiata cultivar VC1973A unplaced genomic scaffold, Vradiata_ver6 scaffold_86, whole genome shotgun sequence contains the following coding sequences:
- the LOC106754174 gene encoding transcription activator GLK1, with protein sequence MLAVSPLRSTRDEEQGEMESFSIGTDDFADLSEGNLLESINFDDLFMGINDDEDVLPDLEMDSEMLAEFSLSEESEIVSSVSVVNNKSDDRNENNMVSTEKQDEVIAANFSSDSGSNSGSSRGEEIASKSEESIHSVVVNPSPKESEKGRKSSTHSRNNPQGKRKVKVDWTPELHRRFVQAVEQLGVDKAVPSRILEIMGIDCLTRHNIASHLQKYRSHRKHLLAREAEAARLSQRKQFMGAASVGRGGGGKRDVNPWLPPTMGFPPMTPMHHFRPFHVWGHHTMDQSFMHMWPKHLPYSPSAPAWPPRTAPSPPPPDPLYWHQHQRAPNAPTPGTPCFPPPLASTRFGSQTVPGIPPHHTMFQIVDPGIGIPATQPPPRPLLDFHPSKESIDAAISDVLSKPWLPLPLGLKGPAVDGVMGELQRQGIPKIPPSCA encoded by the exons ATGCTGGCGGTGTCACCTTTGAGGAGCACGAGAGATGAAGAGCAAGGGGAGATGGAGAGCTTCTCCATTGGAACTGATGACTTTGCTGACTTATCAGAAGGAAACTTGCTTGAAAGCATAAACTTTGATGACCTCTTCATGGGAATCAACGATGATGAAGATGTCTTGCCAGATCTGGAGATGGACTCTGAAATGCTGGCTGAGTTTTCCCTCAGCGAGGAATCGGAGATAGTCTCATCAGTTTCAGTGGTAAATAATAAATCTGATGACAGGAATGAGAATAATATGGTTAGTACCGAGAAACAAGATGAGGTTATAGCAGCAAATTTTTCTTCAGATTCTGGTTCCAATTCCGGGTCTAGTAGAGGGGAAGAGATAGCAAGCAAAAGTGAGGAATCAATTCATTCAGTGGTGGTGAATCCATCCCCTAAGGAAAgtgagaaaggaagaaaatcaTCAACGCATTCAAGGAATAATCCGCAAGGGAAGAGAAAGGTGAAG GTGGATTGGACCCCAGAATTGCACAGGCGATTCGTGCAAGCAGTGGAGCAGCTCGGAGTGGATAAGGCTGTACCTTCAAGGATTTTGGAGATTATGGGAATTGACTGTCTCACTCGCCATAACATTGCCAGCCACCTTCAA AAATATCGATCCCATAGGAAGCATTTGCTAGCACGTGAAGCTGAAGCAGCAAGGTTGAGTCAAAGGAAACAATTCATGGGTGCAGCAAGTGTAGGTAGAGGAGGAGGAGGCAAGAGAGATGTGAACCCTTGGCTTCCACCTACCATGGGTTTCCCTCCCATGACACCAATGCACCATTTCAGACCTTTCCATGTATGGGGGCATCACACCATGGACCAGTCCTTCATGCACATGTGGCCTAAACATCTCCCATATTCACCGTCCGCGCCGGCATGGCCACCGCGAACAGCTCCCTCTCCGCCGCCTCCGGACCCTCTTTATTGGCACCAACATCAACGG GCTCCAAACGCACCAACCCCAGGAACACCGTGTTTTCCACCGCCTCTGGCAAGCACG AGATTTGGGTCTCAAACTGTTCCGGGCATCCCACCACACCATACCATGTTCCAAATAGTAGATCCAGGCATTGGCATCCCAGCCACCCAACCACCACCTCGACCCCTCCTAGATTTTCATCCG TCAAAGGAGAGCATAGATGCAGCTATTAGTGATGTTTTATCAAAACCATGGTTGCCACTACCACTTGGTCTTAAAGGTCCAGCAGTTGATGGTGTAATGGGTGAACTACAAAGACAAGGGATTCCCAAAATCCCTCCTTCTTGTGCTTGA